The genome window cgaacttagaagaaatctgaaaaatttctgtcttctggtatgatcgcacctgcgaggaattggccgcaggtgcggtgccgcagatgcggccatttTTAGGCAGAAGCGGAGCTGGGCTAGCCTGGGtagggcgcaggtgcgaaggagttAACCGCATCTGCAAGCCCGTAGGTGCGAGTGAGGCTCcacagatgcggagttgagggagAGGCAAGTTCGCAGGTGTAAACCTTTTAGCGCAGAAGCgctaccgcaggtgcggtccttggcatcgcagaagcgattatgGCTGACCAAgctgttctcgcagaagcgaaatttttcccgcagaagcgaaggtcacAGATGCGACCTCTTATCCGcggatgcggaaatcgctgggacagaaccttaaattcgagggttcgacatttcacccattttcggattttggagctcgttttaggcaattttggagaggaaatttttcacacaacatGGGGTAAGTgctcttaactcccttgtgattatattccatgaattaatcttcattttttgtgtaagattattgaatcttcaagagaaatagaagaaaatttctataatgtcacaaaacgaatttttcaagtttgaataccgatttggagtcggatttgagtgaaattagtatggttgaacttgtaattggatgggttgttgtATTTTGAGAGTTTCGTCGGATGTCGAGACATGGGTCCCAGGGGTGATTTTTGggggcgtaattttggatttttgtggaaaatattggcattttgatatggaattaatttctataaattttgtgaactgaatcaaattaattgtggctagattcgagccgttcgagaGTGGATAcgtgcataatggaatttctggagcattgtttagcttgctcggcattggatttggcttgtttgagataagtaactcttctaatcttggagttgagggtatgaaccctgaatatatgtatttcgtgaattgttgggaggtgacgcacatgttaggtgacgggcgtgtgagcgtgcactataaaaattgtgacataattatttctgtagaattttgtagttaaatgatcttggcattttccatgcgattttatgagttaaagaaattgagctgaaaagtatattaaaaattatgttgaggctatgtgccagtattattgggactcactggggtcatattgctgtgaattatttgtttaaattgaaaattcatactctgtCATATTCACTTCATTGCATatcttatctcagtctctgttgttatttatttatgcatcatatcatcatttttgggctattctcatgacatggtgagcccatgagagagatactggagagattgatgactgagggaggtcgagggcctgattatgaggatattttgggatcgggctgcacgccgcagcataccatgttggctttatgtatattattactattatatggaccggggttgcccgcctgcagcaggccttattggcttattatggcacgtgagatgtccgtgcggattctgatatgattttatagcacgtgagttgtccgtgcagtacgtgagttgtccgtgcagattatagcgcttgggctgtaggagcccctccggagtctgtacacactcccagtgagcgcaggtacctaatgagtgcgagtgccgagtgctgagtgactgtgaggcatgagtgattgtgaggtatgcccgagtggcaagagtgattgtgaggtatgcccgagtggcaagagtgactgtgaggtatgcccgagaggcatgagtgactatgaggtttgcccgaggggctgtatatgagtgatattctGCCCGAGgagttgtttatgattttatcactgagttgcatcgtattagcatgtacacatgacatacaggcatagagatgtatttttctcatgctgtacaacattacatcattcatgatttcttacactttttttttttacagatgggcatagtgatacatttgttttacacgggttatccggaaggaaaatgaaatatcttatttattattgaaaatattttgggagaaattattattttcaaactattcatatttttggcaactccggcaaacgatttgggttttcactgatgtatttgaaaggaagaactattatttttgaaatcatgatttgactgaacattttatctctgagttacttctagtattatttgttttatgttgttatggattattgtggactattagttgtggacctgaccttggtagaagctcgtcagtactttcaacctacggctaggtttgttgcttactcagtacatggggtcggttgtactgatactacacttctgcatattgcgtgcagatgttggctgttattgttgttgtgctcgatggttgcgaaatttgaagatgtacatgtgcTCCTGTGTTcctgttatagctgcctcttgttcagggtagccttagatttataaaagctctgtttaagtattattcaaacagactatgtatttattttatttccgctttgtatattctattcttagaagctcatgatttgtactaccagttcttgggaattgtataagattaagagcTTTATTTACTTagattgctttaataattattattggaattggacagataataattggcttacctaacgggctgggttaggttccatcacgactagttgaattttgggtcgtgatacctaaataaggtacaattctaataacggaaataaATCCCATAATTggcgtcaataaccgcttgattcgatcCGTTCCGGGATTTTCAtcgagatcttcggtcggttgctaatatttCGCCATTCCGTCATTATGCCTTATtcgaagtcggtcatgctcggtctcgatcttcagcgagcacttcgatcttcatgctccatactctgccattgagctcgagcctggtctattacgagcttactctcgaggcagctcttcgtgcctatgaaatctgacatgcccgattttgaccgtatacagatagtcctcgcGTTTCTTgaaataaaatgataagaaacggTTTGAGCCTTGATTTTTCGAAACCTTGATCATGACGCCGTCCTTATGACGTAAGTGACGGATGTGATCGAAACATCCCGCCAGTTCAGTTCAGTTTCCCAAATCATTAATGCATGTCAGTTAGCGGTCGTCCACTAACGCCACCGAACCATCGCTGTGAACCTATAAATACCCGCTCCTTCATTGAATCCAACTTTACTTTTGCTCTAATCAAACGTCTAAGTATTCTCAGTCTTTTCGTCCCCTACTTTTCGCCGTTTGTAGAGCCACCTTCGTTAGCACCGAAACCACCAGTTTTTCATTTTCCTTCGCTCTTCTTTACTTATACAAATGGCGAAAACCTCAAGGACCGTaccgcagaaggagaaagcttcttgctCCTCTTCCCGGCTATCCGGCggcaaggcgccggtggagccgcttCCCCACGAAtatgttcccggcccgtgtactctaaaatacgacttcaaggtcgaaaacCCTTCATTGATCCTGGGCCGATGTGAgaatgtgtcgatgtacatgtgctcgatatcGAAGAGCCACCTCGAGGCCGTGAAgagggactgcaactggggtcccgaggtcatggtgcaaattcctgctcccgaagagagcatcactgcttatgtggaggggtttctaagtgtttacacttaccccttcacattgggtcccctcgacccagtgattattgatctctataaaagatatcaggtcaccctcggctaAATTCACCCCTttctatggcgcatagtaatcatGTTGCGCTTCTTCTCTAGCAAGGCCGAGGGGCTAGAGTTTACTCTAATTCACCTCATGCGGTTGTACCGGCCTCGAATttatcgaggactaatcaggctccaacGTCGGGCAACGAAGGCCTTGATCTCGAGCATCGACGTGGACAAGGATCAGGGTTGGATGAGCCATTTTATACGGATGAGGACCCGCGACATTATCCTGGAAGAGAAGATATCGTTCCCTGAGGAGTGGaacttcgaccgtaagtgatcttTTAAACTTTGTTCTTCGTACCTTCTTCGACTTCGCCTGATATACCCTTTCAACATGCAGCTATTCCTTGGATGCCTCAAGCGGTACCTGCCTCGAAGATTGGGTTCGAAAATTAGCCTCAACTTCTATTTATGCCGAACGCGCATGGCATAATTTGGCAaagggcagatgggaggccaagaaccacggtAAGGATCTCCTTTTTCATGTTCTGAAACACTTTTTATACTTCATTCGTCACTAATTTTATTTCATGCAAGCCTGACCAAGGATGCCAATTTTAGGCCTTCAATTGGCGAGGAagaaaccaagtccccgattcCAAAGCCGGGGGAAGACAAGAAGAGGAAAACTGCCTCGCAGtccgaggaccccaagcccaaacctcaaagggtgaggaggaaagtaATCGCTCTCACTCGGTTCAAAAACTGAGAGATGAAGTagaggaagaagaggaaaatgccCCGGCACTGACAGTTTGACCTAGGAAAGCCGTCGAGGTCACCAAACCTTCTGAGACGACGGTGGCTGCTAAAATCAAGCCTCGTGTCGAGGAGGCTTCCAAAAAGAAATCGGGTGAGGATCCCGAATTACCAGAGGTCGAGAGTGTTTCTCGGCCATCTGCAACTACACTAGACAGGGCCAGTTCTGAGACCCCGAAGATCGATCAGAGCGTCCCGAGCGACTTGCTCGGGACCATGAAAGCAGGTCacttgccttctcttccgacTTTTTCTGAGGAGGAACTAAGGGAAGCTCTAGAGTTGAAGACCCCTGATataggcggaggctctagtgtaggggatcccttttgggattgctttactggagtcgatgatgcctctgaGATCAGTGACGCTTCTAATCTTTTAGAAGTGGCCCAACGTCTCTTATCTCGGGTAAGAATTAGTTTACTGCActtcttttctttactcttttttttctttttctctaaatCTGACTTGTGTTTTCCTTTTTTGTATAGGCCTTCGCCAAGTTTCGAGCTGACCTCAGCCAGTgtgaaaccgagctccaaaaggtgtcggaggagaggaacgctctgaagcttctttgcggccaaaaagacgaaactataaaggaccttcaagcgaatttggccaaggctcgtgaggaagaggccgaactagataagcaAGTGAGCATCCTTTTGATAAAGTACGGACTCGACCCAACTGTGGAGGCTAATACTTCATTATCTTAGTTGTagcaaaaggttgaaaggatCGAGCTGCTTCTGGGAGAAGTCGATCAGGTAAAGGCCGattgtgatcggtggaaggaTAATATGGACCGCCTGGCTGTGGAAAAAGAAACTACCTTGGCCAAACGGTCATCGGCCGAGGTTCAACTTCGGGGCGTCAAAGAGAAAAGTTCGACCcaagccaagaggatcgaggatcTTGAAATCGGGCTTGTTGAGGCCAAGGCGGATATCGAGAAGACAATGGTCATGGCGGCCAAGTCCATTGCCATGTACCGGGCCGATGTTGAGGCTGCTCAAATACAGCTAAGGGAGGCTTCTGACTGAGAGCAATGGATCATTGACTCGGCAAAGTGTCAATCCCATAAGGAAACCCTCGAGAAAATCCatactcgaggttttgacctctccGAGGAGATAGCCCAAGCCAAGGTGCTTGAAGCTGAAGCCAAGCAGCTTGCCTCCTTCGATGACGAAGGCGATGATGAAGAAGGCAGTCGAGGCGGATCCGATGAGGGGCCTGAAGGGGAAGTTGCTCCCGGAGAAGAGGTCAAAACTGATCGTAGTTAGGGCTTAATTTCTCGTTTTGTAAGACCTTGATCGGTCTTTTGTACATAACCTTTTTTACCAATATATAATAGAAAAACTTCTTTTGAATGTCTTCTCGGTTTTATGTTCAAACGTGTTTTGtgcttttgccttgtgaaaattttgttgttgTAGTCTCTGTAATCGAGTGAACACTAATTCGAACTTTAGaataaacccttaggttttttagatgcgcaagggcgagtccccgagctcaataaTATGCTCGAGCgttcggatggcttgatcgatACCATGACTGCACTGTTTTTATAACTAAGTTCGAGTATGTTTCGAACTTAGAATAGagcaaacccttaggttttttatcaAATAATGGGTAATTTTCGAACTTATAGTAAcataccccttaaggttttatggcGGATCCTTGAGCTAAATTCAAGTCAACTTTATTTGaactcggaatagtggaacccttaggtccgagttgagtgagaacaaattctcgaactctaaatgtattggcccttaggaccttttaggttgggcccatatggcctctaaaagacgGCTATTATTTTCCCCTTTCGTCTTAAAAGACTTAGTAAAAATTTTGTTATGCCTTAGCATGTATTTCTTTTTTTTACCCATTGGGTTGTTTGAGGATCTGATGTCGGTTGAAACCcttttgctttttgtgccttagcacatttgtgttaaagataatttgatacctcttaaggtttttcgagggctgattttatcgaagcccttttgattatttgtcgagggtaaccttttttaaccggtttttCAGAGAATTTGAAGGCCTATCGTTATTGCGAAATTCGGAAGTCTCTGATCCACGTTATTTAGGTCGTAGCCTTTAGTTTGGTTGTGGCCTTCGGGTATGTATTTTGGCTGTAGCCTtcgggtatgcctcttgggcttatttcccaataacattTCGAACTAGTTTGAAATGTAAGTCCCCGAGAATGGTTACCTTAGCCTATAGATCGAGgagtgcctctttgaggtcttatgaatttgagtttagataacTCGAATATGCCTATCGTCGATGGTAGTCCCCAAGTGTATATTTGCATTTTGGCtcttgagccatttctcacaatATCATAAACATGAGGTTTGTATAGTAGAGGATTTTTTTCGAGACACAAAATGTTTAAATGAAGAGAGAATGCTTCTTTGAATAGTTTATACATGCGCACATGTTTTGCCATCGAGGCTCGACTAATTTATATGGACAcggttcacttgaccgtttggcccattacaaagctTCCCTATCGAGGTCCTTTGACATGAAGTACTATTCTCGAGAATacaacatccgagggtgatgacctccagtattcgaggttgattgcaaagaagccttggatactgttgaattgtcctcaggtagcacataattgttgcctcattaaaaacctcgccggaaaaacccatttgggataaaaaccgatctaaggaaaaaagagtgcaacgcgtactttaaaacccgaggtctcgatgtctttggtcgaactcctgcaatgagttagtgtcgaatatatataaacgaaagaagggagaaagtcataccttaacaataatatcgtttgagaagtgatatgttccagttgcTTGACAGTGGTTCGCCGTCTATCGTAacgagtttataagaccctttttttgactatatcgaggacttgataggatccttcccaattcgggccgaGCTTCTCTttattaggatctcgagtgttgatggtgaccttccttaggtcTAAGTCCCCGAccctgaagtggcgaaggttggttcttctattgtagtacctttcgattcgttgcttttgtacagccattcgaacgagtgccgCTTCttgtttttcatctaataattcgaggctagtattcatagcctcatggTTTGATTCCTCCGTTGCATgtcaaaacctggcactgggttcttcgacttcgactggaatcaaagcttcggagccatatactaaggaaattggagttgcccctgtactggacttcgatgttgttcgatatgcccaaaggacttcgggtagaatttctctccacttccctttagcttcgttcaaccttttcttcaggttttagatgatagtcttgttcgtcgattcggcttgtccgttcccacttaGGTGATACGGTGTtaacaatatcctttttattttatggtcttcgagaaatttcgtcactttaatgccgataaattgtttaccattgccgcatactatttctgcgggtatcccaaatcgacacataatgtgatcctagatgaagtctataatctctttttctctcactttctcgaacgcctgtgcttcaacccatttagaaaaatagtcagtcataaataaaataaatttagctttacctggggccgatggaagagggccggcgatatccatccctcatttcttgaatggccatgaggataggactgaatgaagttgttctccgggctgatggatcatcggtgcaaacctttgacatttatcgcattttcgaacaaactccttagtatctttttccatgctatcccagtagtatccttctctaatgattttgtgaatcagtgattcggcaccggagtggttcccacaagtgccttcatggacctctcataAAACATAATTGGtgcctcctggtcctaagcacactgccaatggtccatcgaatgttcttctgtataatgttccatcttcagccaatgtgaatcgagcagctttggttcgtagggttctcgactctttagggtccgatgggagctttccattcttcaagtattcaatatacttattactccaatcccaggttaagcttgtagagtttatctcgacatgaccttcctcgatcacagatctcgagagttgaacgacagtccccgagctgatctcatcttcctcgaccgataaccccaagtttgcaagtgcatcagcctcactgtttgtTCTCGAgatacatgctgtaaagtccattccttgaaacggtacaaagttacctgcagcttgtccaaatacctttgcattttaTCCTCTaaaactttgaaggttttgtttacttggttcaccaccagtaaagagtcacacttggcttcaatgacttctgcccccaagcttttagctagctcgagacctgcaatcatggcctcgtactcggcctcattgttagtcaacctagaagttttgatagatttcctaatagtgatacccgtgggcggcttcaaaacgatgcctagcctggaccccttcacatttgaagcaccgtctgtgaaaagggtccatacccccgatgacgtacccggTTTTAACAAGAGtttcttttcaacttcgggtacgagggttggtgcGAAATCGTCCACGAAgttcgctaaaatttgagacttgatggccatccGAGGTTGATATTCAatgtcgtacccactgagttcgacggcccatttggccaatcggcccgatagttcgggcttgtgcaaaatattatgaagtggataagtggttaatacacatattgggtgacattgaaagtatggtcttaactttctagaggcgcttatcagtgcaagtgttaatttttctaagtgtggatatctagtttatgcttctcctaaggttcgacttacataataaattgcataccttgctcttctcgaactaggacaccacttaccgcaattttcgatactgccaagtacaagtaaagcttctcatatgcctttggagtgtgaagcagtggtgggctcgataggtatcacttcaactcttccaatgccttttggcattctggggtccaggcgaaattgttcttctttttgagtaaagagaaaaatctgtggcttcgatccgatgacctcgaaatgaatcggcctaaggcagctattcgcccagttagcctctgtacgacttttacactatccacaatggtgatgtcttcgatggccttgattttatcggggttgatctcgattccccgaatcgataccatgaagccaaggaacttgcccgaaccaaccccgaaagcacatttctcggggttgagcttaaaatctcgaacgtttcctgcaaatgagccaaatggtcctatacgcgcagggacttaactagcatgtcatcaatataaacctccattgatttacctatttgttcttcgaacattttattcactaggcgttggtaagtagttCCTGCagtttttagcccgaagggcattacattataagaatatgttccatacttggtgataaatgaagtttttgcttggtcttccgggttcatttggatttgattgtacccggaataggcatcgacaaaagtaaggatctcgtggctggctatggcatcgatcatgcgatcgatgttaggcagtggaaaagaatctttggggcacgccttgtttaaatccttataatctacacacattctaagtttatccctttttttagggactacaactacattggctaaccattcgggatatttcacctcccgaatggatcctattttgagaagtttagttacctcgtcctttatgaatgcatgctttaCTTCGGACTGGGgttttctcttttgcttcaccggtttgaatctagggtccaggcttagctgaTGTGTCGTTACCTCTGGtggaatccctgtcatgtctaaatgggaccatgcaaaataatctatgttatcaacaagaaattgaataagttttttcctgagttcgggggttaatcccgttcccaggtatacctttcgctcgggcaggtactcgatcaatacaACCCGTTCCAGCTTTTCGATTGTTAATTTGGTGGCGTCAGTATCTTCGGGAAAaacaaaagttcgaggggtcagaaaatcctcctcttcttctatcTCCCGCTTCCTcaattcggtcgaggctggtggctgtgattgttATTTAACTTCCTATTTATATTTGATATTTGACCTTTCCGAGGCTGATAGTGTCAATATCGGTGTTACTtcatcgaccgcaaatatttcttttgcagcatgctgctccccgtatactgtttttaCACCGTCTGATGTCGGAAATTTTATCATTtagtggagagtcgaagggactgatctcatattgtggatccaaggccttccgagtagggcattgcacctcatgtcaccctcgatcacgtggaacttagtatcttgaatggttccagccacgttcacctGTAGAATAAtatcccctttagttgtttcactggccatattgaagccgtttaggaCCCGAGCTGCGagcacgatttgattttgtaggcagagctgctccacgaccctcgatcggatgatattcgccgagctacctggatccactaaaacatgttgaacttgaactttatttaataagatagaaattaccagagcgtcgttgtggggaTGAGAAacgccttctgcttcttcgtcgttgaatgataaagtaatttcgggcacataatctcgggttcgttttctctagtgattgataccttagtgcgtttgaatatgggtccctgtggaatctcgaccccaccgacgatcatatgaatgacatgttggggttcctcctgttcacttttcctgttggcgtctctttctctgaaataattcttggctcgattgctgaggaactctcgaaggtggccctcatttaATGGACGGGCTACCTCatcccttaattgcctgcaatcctcggtTTTGTAACCATgcatgccatgatacttgcatatcaaatttgggtttctttgagaaggatcagtttgtatgggtctgggccacctagtatctttgatccttccgattgccgatacaatgcttGATGCAttaatgctgaagttatattccgataaccgaggtgcttctgtgggatcggcgtacttgtcaaaaccactcttgctcataattccccgagaattctgtcctcgatcacttctccgatCGTTCCGAGCGGAATTACGTCCTAAATCATTATCcttattgttccttcgatctgcggtatatggttgatatcggtctttgttcgaccttggctccctgtCGATGTCCCTCTGATTTTTAACTGCTGACATGTTAGGATGTGCTAAACCAGAaggagctcccaattgatcatcctcgaccctgatcttcgattggtatcgattgtgcacatctgcccaagttacagctggatattcgatcaaattttgtttcaactgacgtgatgctaccgaactccactcattcaacccttgggtgaaatcttgaacggcccaatcatctgtgaccggtggcaactccatgcgttccatttgaaattgggacacgaactcccttagcatttcattatccctttgtcatACATTGAAAAGGtatgatttcctcgttgcgacctttatggccccggcatgtgcctttacgaaagaatatgctaacatggcaaatgagtcaattgaatttggtggcaggttgtgataccaaatcattcctcccttcgaaagggtctctccgaattttttcaacagcacagattcgatttcatcatcctctaaatcgttacccttgatagcgcatgtatatgaagtaacatgctcgttgggatctatggtaccattatatttgggtatgtctggcatacgaaacttctttggaataggcttcagagtcgcacttggaggaaagggtttttgtacaaacttctttgaatccatccctttcaagattggcggtgcccctggtatctgatcaactcgagggttgtatgtctccattttttttattgttggcttcgattctcttctcccctgattcaattcttttggtgagctcctccaGCATTTTAATTATCGTaggatcagtccccgattcgttaccattcggcctctccggtactggctcggtacggcgAGTAATTTCCGAttcgaccctattcggagctctatgcTAATTTGGTAATTGAGAaatagcggcttgctgagcctgaagcatctcgaatattacttgtACACTAACTCCCTCAtctcctctgccctgtgttccttggccactagatcggccttctctgcgtacactcccatcgagatctACGCCTAGGTCCGCATTTAGAGCAACGTACGAACTGACATCGATGGGGTTGGAAACCGGTGCTCCCCCGTGATTAGCCTGTGGCACTTCGATTCCTAGAGCAATCACATTTTCATTTTCACcatggaatccgaggccattgtcaccgtgtgtggatgtgttttgtgagtttgacatgttttaacctgaaagcaaagatacttgacaagaacgAGCGTAAAATAGTGTATTTCACCAGAATCAGTACCGaaaaatcactattatccttagcccacgatgggcgccaaactgtttaccctaaaattcgagtaacagttaaacttatttagtggttttaaggatacgtgatttaatccaatactaattgataaacaaggaattgaatagataatctgaatagtaaaataaatcaaaccagtgttctagCAGTGCTTTCGACATCGATTCGCGATGGTATCGAGGTTG of Nicotiana tomentosiformis chromosome 7, ASM39032v3, whole genome shotgun sequence contains these proteins:
- the LOC138895197 gene encoding kinesin-like protein KIN-14N — encoded protein: MKAGHLPSLPTFSEEELREALELKTPDIGGGSSVGDPFWDCFTGVDDASEISDASNLLEVAQRLLSRAFAKFRADLSQCETELQKVSEERNALKLLCGQKDETIKDLQANLAKAREEEAELDKQQKVERIELLLGEVDQVKADCDRWKDNMDRLAVEKETTLAKRSSAEVQLRGVKEKSSTQAKRIEDLEIGLVEAKADIEKTMVMAAKSIAMYRADVEAAQIQLREASD